The following proteins are encoded in a genomic region of Vigna radiata var. radiata cultivar VC1973A unplaced genomic scaffold, Vradiata_ver6 scaffold_282, whole genome shotgun sequence:
- the LOC106779498 gene encoding elongator complex protein 6 isoform X2, giving the protein MEQKNWNLLDESLGLHINDDAKPWPLCGRFVLVEDCVDTSAAFVLHHILKRSFSSHPSSAVLFLAFSHPFSHYDRVLRKLGCNLTAQRDNGRFFFLPMLMFQCPGEGNPNHDGLASVFEQIERVITVLHQDKKSISIIIDDISFLEVAANGSSDDVLNLLHYCHTLTSEYGCAFIALDHKDIYLNGDRTAVILEMEYRADILVKAEPLATGLAKDVHGQVHLKI; this is encoded by the exons ATGGAGCAGAAAAATTGGAACCTTCTGGACGAATCGCTGGGGCTTCACATTAATGACGACGCGAAGCCATGGCCTCTGTGTGGTCGCTTCGTGCTTGTGGAGGACTGTGTTGACACAAGCGCCGCTTTCGTTCTTCACCACATCCTCAAACGCTCCTTTTCTTCTCACCCTTCTTCCGCCGTTCTCTTCCTCGctttttctcatcctttctctCACTACGATCGCGTCCTCCGAAAGCTC GGTTGCAACTTAACTGCTCAAAGAGATAATGGCAGAttctttttccttcctatgCTTATGTTTCAGTGTCCAG GTGAAGGAAACCCCAATCATGATGGGCTTGCTTCTGTGTTTGAGCAAATTGAAAGAGTGATCACTGTGTTACATCAAGACAAGAAATCCATCTCTATCATTATAGATGATATATCTTTTCTTGAAGTTGCTGCTAATGGTTCTTCAGATGATGTTTTAAACTTGCTGCATTATTGCCATACATTAACATCAGAATAT GGTTGTGCATTTATTGCACTTGATCATAAAGATATTTATTTGAATGGAGACAGGACTGCTGTTATCTTAGAGATGGAGTACCGTGCTGACATTTTGGTCAAGGCTGAACCATTGGCCACTGGTTTAGCAAAAGATGTGCATGGTCAG GTTCATCTTAAAATATAG